From the genome of Streptacidiphilus rugosus AM-16, one region includes:
- a CDS encoding PaaI family thioesterase yields the protein MSDLSEQTGPTPEHGPELKVPQDVLDHFAKLGVNPETFSGGHLGERLGIRVVEASPERVVGTMPVEGNQQPYGLLHGGASAALAETIGSVGAMLHAGPGRYAVGVDLNATHHRSATSGLVTGVATAVFRGRTAATYEIAITDDQGRRITSCRLTCMLRDL from the coding sequence ATGTCCGACTTGTCCGAGCAGACCGGCCCCACCCCCGAGCACGGCCCCGAGCTGAAGGTCCCGCAGGACGTGCTGGACCACTTCGCCAAGCTGGGCGTGAACCCGGAGACCTTCTCCGGCGGCCACCTCGGCGAGCGGCTGGGCATCCGGGTCGTCGAGGCCTCTCCGGAGCGCGTGGTCGGCACCATGCCGGTCGAGGGCAACCAGCAGCCCTACGGACTGCTCCACGGCGGCGCGTCCGCCGCGCTCGCGGAGACGATCGGCTCGGTCGGCGCGATGCTGCACGCGGGGCCGGGCCGCTACGCGGTCGGCGTGGACCTGAACGCGACGCACCACCGCTCGGCGACCTCCGGCCTGGTCACCGGGGTGGCCACGGCGGTGTTCCGCGGCCGCACGGCGGCGACCTACGAGATCGCCATCACGGACGACCAGGGCCGCCGGATCACCAGCTGCCGGCTGACCTGCATGCTGCGCGACCTCTGA
- a CDS encoding branched-chain amino acid ABC transporter substrate-binding protein: MRNRSLLVLTAIAATTTLTLTACGSRASSTGGGGSSSTVTIGVDAPLTGSLSALGLGIQNSVDLAIKNANKTNEVPGITFKIEALDDKKSPQQGQQNATTLVADSSVVGVVGPLNSSVAGSMQKVFNDANLVEVSPANTGVPLTQGPDWAKGVKVRPFKSYFRTATTDAIQGPFAATYAYNDLGKKKVYLVDNQLAYGVGLVGTFKDEFTKLGGTVVGQDHVVDGASDYSATVAKIKASGADFVYFGGEYPDSGPLTKQLKDAGVNIPLEGGDGMFDPKYIDLAQGKAEGDLATSVGAPVESLDSAKKFISDYNAAGYKDPYAAYGGYSYDSAWAIIEAVKAVVNANNGKLPSNPRAAIEAAMANVNFQGVTGTVSFDQYGDATNKQLTVYGVKGGKWVAIKSGSFTG, translated from the coding sequence GTGCGCAACCGTTCCCTGCTCGTGCTGACCGCCATCGCGGCCACCACCACGCTCACCCTCACCGCTTGTGGTTCCCGCGCCAGCAGCACCGGAGGCGGCGGCAGCAGCAGCACCGTCACCATCGGTGTCGACGCTCCGCTGACCGGTTCGCTCTCCGCGCTGGGCCTCGGTATCCAGAACTCGGTCGACCTGGCGATCAAGAACGCCAACAAGACCAACGAGGTCCCCGGCATCACCTTCAAGATCGAGGCGCTGGACGACAAGAAGTCGCCGCAGCAGGGTCAGCAGAACGCGACCACCCTCGTCGCCGACTCCAGCGTGGTCGGCGTGGTCGGCCCGCTGAACTCCAGTGTCGCCGGCTCGATGCAGAAGGTGTTCAACGACGCCAACCTCGTCGAGGTCTCGCCCGCCAACACCGGCGTGCCGCTCACCCAGGGCCCGGACTGGGCCAAGGGCGTCAAGGTCCGTCCGTTCAAGTCCTACTTCCGCACCGCCACCACGGACGCCATCCAGGGTCCGTTCGCGGCCACGTACGCGTACAACGACCTGGGCAAGAAGAAGGTCTACCTGGTCGACAACCAGCTCGCCTACGGCGTGGGCCTGGTCGGCACCTTCAAGGACGAGTTCACCAAGCTCGGCGGCACCGTCGTGGGCCAGGACCACGTCGTGGACGGCGCCAGCGACTACTCCGCCACCGTGGCGAAGATCAAGGCGTCCGGCGCCGACTTCGTCTACTTCGGCGGCGAGTACCCGGACTCCGGCCCGCTCACCAAGCAGCTCAAGGACGCCGGCGTCAACATCCCGCTCGAGGGCGGCGACGGCATGTTCGACCCGAAGTACATCGACCTGGCCCAGGGCAAGGCCGAGGGCGACCTCGCCACCTCCGTCGGCGCGCCGGTCGAGAGCCTGGACTCCGCCAAGAAGTTCATCTCGGACTACAACGCGGCCGGCTACAAGGACCCGTACGCGGCCTACGGCGGCTACTCCTACGACAGCGCCTGGGCGATCATCGAGGCCGTCAAGGCCGTGGTCAACGCCAACAACGGCAAGCTGCCCAGCAACCCGCGCGCCGCGATCGAGGCCGCCATGGCCAACGTCAACTTCCAGGGCGTGACCGGCACGGTCTCCTTCGACCAGTACGGCGACGCGACCAACAAGCAGCTGACGGTCTACGGCGTCAAGGGCGGCAAGTGGGTCGCCATCAAGAGCGGCTCCTTCACCGGCTGA
- a CDS encoding branched-chain amino acid ABC transporter permease, translating into MHELPQNLANGLLLGATYGLIAVGYTMVYGIVQLINFAHGEIFMTGAFGALTVWTNLGSGVSLWVALPLMLLGGIICSTVIAVLAERFAYRPLRNAPRLAPLITAIGLSIVLQQLVWAYYPGATSALIFPSLPGKAVQLGSVLIQPADFFVVAAALVSMLFLAWFVNRTRTGRAMQATAQDPDTARLMGIDTDRVIVIAFALGATFAAVAGVAHGLRYGQIDPFIGFLNGLYAFTAAVVGGIGNIYGAMLGGIVIGMVQSLAGIYVKDIPGMGQFSSGTWAGVWTFVVLILVLMFRPQGLLGERVADRA; encoded by the coding sequence GTGCACGAACTGCCGCAAAACCTGGCCAACGGCCTACTCCTCGGTGCGACCTACGGACTGATCGCCGTCGGCTACACGATGGTGTACGGCATCGTCCAGCTCATCAACTTCGCCCACGGCGAGATCTTCATGACCGGCGCCTTCGGCGCGCTGACCGTGTGGACCAACCTCGGCAGCGGCGTGTCCCTGTGGGTCGCGCTGCCACTCATGCTCCTCGGCGGCATCATCTGTTCGACGGTCATCGCCGTCCTCGCCGAGCGCTTCGCCTACCGGCCTCTGCGCAACGCACCGCGACTCGCACCGCTGATCACCGCGATCGGCCTCTCCATCGTGCTGCAGCAACTGGTGTGGGCCTACTACCCGGGCGCCACGTCCGCGCTGATCTTCCCCTCGCTGCCCGGCAAGGCCGTGCAGCTCGGCTCGGTGCTGATCCAGCCCGCCGACTTCTTCGTGGTCGCCGCCGCCCTGGTCTCCATGCTCTTCCTGGCCTGGTTCGTCAACCGCACCAGGACCGGCCGCGCCATGCAGGCCACCGCGCAGGACCCGGACACCGCCAGGCTGATGGGCATCGACACCGACCGGGTGATCGTCATCGCCTTCGCCCTCGGCGCGACCTTCGCCGCCGTCGCCGGCGTCGCGCACGGCCTCCGCTACGGCCAGATCGACCCGTTCATCGGCTTCCTCAACGGCCTCTACGCCTTCACCGCCGCGGTCGTCGGCGGCATCGGCAACATCTACGGCGCGATGCTCGGCGGCATCGTGATCGGCATGGTCCAGTCGCTGGCCGGCATCTACGTCAAGGACATCCCCGGCATGGGCCAGTTCAGCAGCGGCACCTGGGCCGGTGTGTGGACCTTCGTCGTACTCATCCTCGTGCTCATGTTCAGGCCACAAGGCCTGCTGGGCGAACGCGTCGCGGACAGGGCGTGA
- a CDS encoding branched-chain amino acid ABC transporter permease: MTDLPLTAEATYGLTKDTARPLLPLPATAARALTAVGGLLTAGSAFLAWTYSSDFPDNLTVNGYPAGLQWVTLAAGLLTTLFAIAAFRPSGMRWLSPSGDADAAGFILAIGAFCTTWYTLLTISFELGGLANLTTGGLIAGGAALVTLVGGLALPRGTAGDSSVTGQLALKVVGAAAGLGVLGVISIPVGTGLDGLCWIVAGLVLLALVLMIVANYAGQAVTPRPLRRLPGVVEILLIVAILAVGLVVFMYGIDTSSGELFTGFMIAFCFALWGLRYTGLLTRMGELFARQRAALAIGTFVAAAVFPLTQTSDVNATIGVNLLIFGTTALGLNVVVGMAGLLDLGYVAFLGVGAYTAALVSGAATSALHVTFPFWAAALTGAAVSGIFGVILGAPTLRVRGDYLAIVTLGFGEIFRIVVGNLDGVSGPNLTGGPNGIVNIPDLNIFGFDFGASHSVLGVSLGRFSNYFELMLLVTALVVLIFSRASDSRIGRAWIAIREDEIAASAMGINGFRFKLLAFALGATLAGLAGTVMAHVTLSVVPDPFQFAGSVPPNSAFLLAAVVIGGMGTVPGPFVGAMLFYVLQSKLQFLQSHQLLVFGAALILFMRFRPEGIIASKRQQLEFHEAETEPSAAHLSTAGA; this comes from the coding sequence ATGACCGATCTTCCGCTCACCGCCGAGGCCACCTACGGCCTGACGAAGGACACCGCGCGGCCGCTGCTCCCGCTGCCCGCCACCGCGGCCCGCGCGCTCACCGCCGTGGGCGGTCTGCTGACCGCCGGCTCCGCGTTCCTCGCCTGGACCTACAGCTCCGACTTCCCTGACAACCTCACGGTCAACGGCTACCCGGCCGGGCTCCAGTGGGTCACCCTCGCCGCCGGACTGCTGACGACGCTCTTCGCGATCGCCGCCTTCCGCCCGTCCGGGATGCGCTGGCTCTCCCCCTCCGGAGACGCCGACGCGGCCGGGTTCATCCTCGCGATCGGCGCGTTCTGCACCACCTGGTACACCCTGCTGACCATCAGCTTCGAGCTCGGCGGCCTGGCCAACCTCACGACCGGCGGTCTGATCGCCGGCGGGGCGGCGCTGGTGACCCTGGTCGGCGGCCTCGCCCTGCCGCGCGGCACGGCCGGCGACAGCTCGGTCACCGGTCAGCTGGCCCTGAAGGTGGTCGGGGCCGCGGCCGGCCTCGGCGTCCTCGGCGTGATCTCGATCCCGGTCGGCACCGGCCTTGACGGACTGTGCTGGATCGTCGCCGGTCTCGTCCTGCTGGCGCTGGTGCTCATGATCGTCGCCAACTACGCCGGCCAGGCAGTGACCCCGCGCCCGCTGCGCCGACTCCCCGGCGTGGTCGAGATCCTGCTGATCGTCGCCATCCTGGCGGTGGGCCTCGTCGTCTTCATGTACGGCATCGACACCTCCTCCGGCGAGCTCTTCACCGGCTTCATGATCGCGTTCTGCTTCGCCCTCTGGGGCCTGCGCTACACGGGCCTGCTGACCCGCATGGGCGAGCTCTTCGCCCGCCAGCGGGCGGCACTGGCGATCGGCACCTTCGTCGCCGCCGCCGTCTTCCCGCTCACGCAGACCAGCGACGTCAACGCCACCATCGGCGTCAACCTGCTGATCTTCGGCACCACCGCGCTCGGCCTCAACGTGGTCGTCGGCATGGCCGGTCTGCTGGACCTCGGCTACGTCGCCTTCCTCGGCGTCGGCGCCTACACCGCGGCCCTGGTCTCCGGCGCCGCCACCTCCGCGCTCCACGTCACCTTCCCCTTCTGGGCGGCGGCGCTGACCGGCGCGGCGGTCTCCGGCATCTTCGGCGTCATCCTCGGCGCACCGACCCTGCGGGTGCGCGGCGACTACCTCGCCATCGTCACCCTCGGCTTCGGTGAGATCTTCCGCATCGTCGTCGGCAACCTCGACGGCGTCTCGGGCCCGAACCTCACCGGCGGCCCGAACGGCATCGTCAACATCCCCGACCTCAACATCTTCGGATTCGACTTCGGGGCCTCGCACTCGGTGCTCGGCGTCAGCCTGGGCCGGTTCTCGAACTACTTCGAGCTGATGCTGCTGGTCACCGCGCTGGTGGTGCTGATCTTCAGCCGGGCCAGCGACTCCCGCATCGGCCGCGCCTGGATCGCCATCCGCGAGGACGAGATCGCCGCCTCGGCGATGGGCATCAACGGCTTCCGGTTCAAGCTGCTCGCCTTCGCCCTCGGCGCGACCCTGGCCGGCCTCGCCGGCACCGTCATGGCCCACGTCACCCTGAGCGTGGTGCCCGACCCGTTCCAGTTCGCCGGATCCGTGCCGCCCAACTCGGCCTTCCTGCTCGCCGCCGTCGTCATCGGCGGCATGGGCACCGTGCCGGGGCCGTTCGTCGGCGCGATGCTCTTCTACGTCCTGCAGTCCAAGCTGCAGTTCCTGCAGAGCCACCAGCTGCTCGTCTTCGGCGCCGCGCTGATCCTCTTCATGCGCTTCCGCCCGGAGGGCATCATCGCCAGCAAGCGCCAGCAGCTGGAGTTCCACGAGGCCGAGACCGAGCCCTCCGCCGCCCACCTCAGCACCGCAGGGGCGTGA
- a CDS encoding ABC transporter ATP-binding protein yields the protein MTDTLTTPAGTPLLEAQSVVMRFGGLTAVGGVDLTVNTGEIIGLIGPNGAGKTTFFNCLTGLYVPTEGKVTYRDKVLPPTPHKVTASGMARTFQNIRLFHNMTVLENVLVGRHTRMKEGLISALLRGPGYHRAEKESREKALELLEFVGLGAKRDWLARNLPYGEQRKLEIARALASDPGLLLLDEPTAGMNPQETRATEELVFAIRDRGVAVLVIEHDMRFIFNLCDRVAVLVQGQKLVEGDAQTVQSDERVIAAYLGTPYEGDGTTGTTTSTEESQ from the coding sequence ATGACCGACACCCTCACCACCCCGGCAGGCACTCCGCTGCTGGAAGCCCAGAGCGTCGTGATGCGCTTCGGCGGCCTCACCGCCGTCGGCGGGGTCGACCTGACCGTCAACACCGGCGAGATCATCGGCCTGATCGGCCCCAACGGGGCCGGCAAGACCACCTTCTTCAACTGCCTCACCGGGCTGTACGTGCCCACCGAGGGCAAGGTGACCTACCGGGACAAGGTGCTTCCGCCGACCCCGCACAAGGTCACCGCGTCCGGCATGGCCCGCACCTTCCAGAACATCCGCCTGTTCCACAACATGACGGTGCTGGAGAACGTCCTGGTCGGCCGGCACACCCGGATGAAGGAGGGCCTGATCTCGGCCCTGCTGCGCGGCCCCGGCTACCACCGGGCCGAGAAGGAGTCCCGCGAGAAGGCCCTGGAACTCCTGGAGTTCGTCGGCCTGGGCGCCAAGCGCGACTGGCTGGCCCGCAACCTCCCCTACGGCGAGCAGCGCAAGCTGGAGATCGCCAGGGCCCTGGCCAGCGACCCCGGCCTGCTGCTGCTGGACGAGCCCACCGCCGGCATGAACCCGCAGGAGACCCGCGCGACCGAGGAGCTGGTCTTCGCGATCCGCGACCGCGGCGTCGCGGTCCTGGTCATCGAGCACGACATGCGCTTCATCTTCAACCTCTGCGACCGGGTGGCCGTGCTGGTCCAGGGTCAGAAGCTGGTCGAGGGCGACGCGCAGACCGTGCAGAGCGACGAGCGGGTCATCGCCGCCTACCTCGGCACGCCCTACGAGGGCGACGGCACCACCGGCACCACCACCAGCACCGAGGAGTCCCAGTGA